AGTTAACTACTGGAAGTTGACTGGTAATAATCAAGGAGTTTCGAGCATGTCTGTCTTCTATAATTTCCATGATATCCATACGTTGCTGTTGGTCTAATCTGGTTAGTCCAAAGTCATCTATAATAAGTAAATCTGTTTTGGATAACTTTGTAAACATCTTATGGATAGAGCCTTCAAGTCTGGCCATTTTTGTTCTCATCAGCAGCTTCTGTAAGTTGTAGTAAGCTACCTTTTTACCCTGCATACAAGCTTGTTGTCCTAAGGCCGACGCAAGGAAGCTTTTCCCACAACCCGAAGCCCCTGTGATTAAAACAGACTCGCCATTTTCCATGTAGGCTCCAGTGGCAAGCGTTGCTAACATTTCTTTATCTACCCCTCGGGCAGCATCAATGTAAATTTCTTCTATTGTTGCTTGATAGCGGAAGCCCGCATTCTTTTTAAGTCGTTCGAACCGATTGTTCTTACGACTTTGATACTCATTCTGTAATAAAAGTTTTAGTCCTTCAGATAGGCTTAGTTCATGATGTTTTCGTGTTTCAAGCAGAGCCATCCAGGCCCGACTCATACCATGCAGACTTAATTCTGCCATTTGTGTTTCAATCTCTTTCATTGCTAATTGGTTTTTAATTATTTGTAGCACTCTCTGCCTCTTACGTTTTGATGTTTAGGCAAAGGATTATCTTCGGGGACATCGGTGTCCCAGATCACTTTGTTTTTTATAAGGTTACGCACGAGTGTATAGCTATATCTATTGAGCTCTATGGCTATTTTACAGGCCTGAGCGAAGTCTTCAGGTTCAGTGTCCCTTTGAAGGCGAAGAAGACCATCACAAGTGCGGTATAATTGTTCTGGATATTTTCCTTGCTGAAAAAGTTGGACAAAGAGATTATATAGTTCATCAGATGTCCTCTTGGCTTTTTCCATGTAATAATCAGGACTTCTGCTGAGCCAGTGTTGATGATTTGAGCAAAGGTGTTCCTTGACACTGGTATATTGCCCGGCAGTGTATGACCTTGCATGAACGGCTACCA
The genomic region above belongs to Xiashengella succiniciproducens and contains:
- the istB gene encoding IS21-like element helper ATPase IstB — encoded protein: MKEIETQMAELSLHGMSRAWMALLETRKHHELSLSEGLKLLLQNEYQSRKNNRFERLKKNAGFRYQATIEEIYIDAARGVDKEMLATLATGAYMENGESVLITGASGCGKSFLASALGQQACMQGKKVAYYNLQKLLMRTKMARLEGSIHKMFTKLSKTDLLIIDDFGLTRLDQQQRMDIMEIIEDRHARNSLIITSQLPVVNWYDIIGDDTIADAILDRLVHTAYRIELNGESLRKKR